TTCAGTAATTTGGCATTGCCAGACACTCTTGGCAGACTattgaagggtgtgtgtgtgtccacggtTACTAACCTGAGTCATCTTGGCCAGGTTCAGGGAGGGTCGTGGTTCTTGAGCATCCTCTGGTCTCCTGCGCTTCATACCGATCTTCTTATTGTTCAGGACGCAGGGCTGGGACTTGCTCCGCGACAGCCCCCCAGTCCTCCCTGCTGTCTGCCCAGCACGTCTCCCCAGCTGTGGGTTGCAGTCCGGTGAGCTGGCCCCCTCTCTGTGGTGGTCTGGCAGGCTGATCTGCTCATGGGACAAGGAGAGGGGCCTGAGAGAGTGGTggtaggagagggaggtaggggaggcagTGAACAGGGGGTGAAGGGGCAGGTGCTGGTTGAAGCAGGGAAGCTCCAGGGTGCCTTCTGTGGGGTTGTTGGAGCGGGATGGCAGGCTGAAACTGGAGCTCCGCTGCATGGCAGGAAAATGAACCCCTGAAAAACTTCCACCACCTCCTATTCCACTTCCTCCAGAGCAGCGCTGCACACTCCCCCCGCTGTGgcacctcctcttctccaccgCCGTCCACACTCGCGACCCCTGGGGTCTCCATGACGACCTGCAGCTCCCAAACGCTTCGGAGAAGGACAGTGAGAGTGAGCGGCACTGGCGCTTGCTAGGGGGCGCCGTGGCGGCTGAGGTGGAGGTGGCGAGGGCCAGAGACTGGGTGGCTGCCAGCTTGGCATCGCCCAGGTTGAGGTCTCGAATGAGGCTGGTGATGGCGGTGGCGGTGCCCACCTCACGGCCCCAGACCCGGCTACTCCGCTGACACTCCTCGGGCAGAACGTCCCACAGGCTCTCCAGACTGGCGCCGGACTGGCAGGGGGTCTCTGGCTGGACGGCACAGCCTCTGCGCAGGTCTAGCCACCTGTCTGCCTCTGGAACACAAGGACACACAATAAaggcatgaacacacacatgtTATGTTTATACTTTATATATCATCTAATTTGACATAATGTAATTTTGAAGTGGGAATATAAATCAGGACATAACAAATGGGAAGCTTGTATCAGGGGCCTAATTTGAAATCATTACTATGTTCCTCCTATATTACTTCTCCCCCAAAGCTTCCAGGGTGAGGTTCAATGTGCAGTGTGCATCTTCTTCCCGTATGCGAGTTGGGCTTTGCGTTATTAGGATGACCAACCCAGTAAATAATCACACGTACACGCACACTTAGACAGTAAGCAATAGACAGTAAGCAGTAGCAGCTCTTGGTTAGTTAGACAGTAAAGTGTATCCTGGTGAGTATCGCCACATCTGTAGGAAttctaatagagagagagagagagagagagagagagagagagagagagagagagagatggagcacaTCAGTCAAGGTCTAGATTCTCAGTAAAGGTGGTTTAAGACAGGATAGTAAAAAACAGCTAGCTATAGACAGGGGATTGGTTCAACCCAAGCTGCACTTCTTGACAGTACATTATCTGAAACAGAGCTGCTAGCTCTAGATCAACAGTTGAATTATGGCTGGCAGGGAAATAGTCTGAGCTTATTGGTATTCTACAAGCAACCTGGCAGCCTCTACTAGACATGTATATGTCAAATGACAACATACGTCATGAATTAATCACATGTTTTATATAGCACTACAGTTGTCACAGAATACTTAGTTGGCACGAGGAGGCCTAAGGGCAACAGTGGCACGGTGGTGTTTGGCCAAAAACAGTACCAGTCACATAACAAACACTGACTTTCAGGTCTATGAACCGGACAATGTTGTGCCACTTGTTTTACTGTTGATGGGGGTTTTTCCAACTGAAAAGTTAAGTGAAGACAAGTTTAGACTGAAGGAGAACTTCCAAAAGTCCTCTGACTGGGGAATATATGTCTTAGTCCGGGTGGGTGGCTTCCTCCAACAATGACAGAAATGCAGCCTGACTTGAATTGAGTTTAAATTCAGACAGAACTTGACAAATGAATATGCCAACATTATTCATCACAGGCACAAAGGAAGAATATGACAGTCCAGTGGGCAAAACACCACACTGGTTCTGGCTAATGTAGCCGCTACTGATCTCAAAGCTAGCACAGATCTCTGTTGATTCCCAATTGGCAACCAGGGGCTCATCTCTGTCCAAATCCATCCCTTCAAATGCTTCTCTCCATTTTTGCCCTCTCTTTGGTGGGCGGAAGTCTTTGTTTCAGTCCCAAACAACAATGGACGGGGGCTACGACATGACCTGACAAGAATGTCAAGAATACAAAATGACAATAGGAGAAAGCATCTAAAAGAAATGACCTCGCCCAGTGGAAAAATGTGTTCTGCAAAGGACTGCAATCCCAGCAAAAGCCATTTAACAGCATACAATGTCTTATGTCAGCTGTATCagatacagtatctacagtacccctcTCCGGTACATGGGGCAGATGACGGGGTGGTCCAAAGGAACTCTTACTTACAGTAGCTTGTCTTTTAAcatagggggtggggggggtgataTTCGCTGAGCCAAGGAAATCATTGACAAAGGCCACACAACACTCCATTACTTTTGAGTCCAATGAGTGCAGTGCACAGCTCATTGTGAAGGCAGGTGCACACTGGGCATGAGAGGGAGGCGAGAGACAGATGGTAAAAGAGAGaagtgagacagaaagagagtgacaGAAGGGGATCAGTAGAAATAGTTAAAA
The Oncorhynchus nerka isolate Pitt River linkage group LG28, Oner_Uvic_2.0, whole genome shotgun sequence genome window above contains:
- the LOC115113201 gene encoding protein FAM53B-like; the protein is MVIIFSKTLEKKKGVDDVRSKDTELLLRKHGTMSRGTTLFSCGTVEADRWLDLRRGCAVQPETPCQSGASLESLWDVLPEECQRSSRVWGREVGTATAITSLIRDLNLGDAKLAATQSLALATSTSAATAPPSKRQCRSLSLSFSEAFGSCRSSWRPQGSRVWTAVEKRRCHSGGSVQRCSGGSGIGGGGSFSGVHFPAMQRSSSFSLPSRSNNPTEGTLELPCFNQHLPLHPLFTASPTSLSYHHSLRPLSLSHEQISLPDHHREGASSPDCNPQLGRRAGQTAGRTGGLSRSKSQPCVLNNKKIGMKRRRPEDAQEPRPSLNLAKMTQKLQTFHSLSCPGFSGPDSCQSNMPPPSSRSLSQSESYFTCAPDLGAETQQEVDEEEDDSSYEELDSDSACSLDSRPWSPCRGGGERMGEGHALWKSECGTEKDIYQLGGELDIDQIERN